A segment of the Synechococcus sp. CBW1002 genome:
TGGCGGTCGGGCTGATGTTGGTGGGAGTGCTGTGGACCAGGGCCATCCCCGAGGCCTCCGAACGTGTCGCCCTGGAAGGAGAGCAGGGGCTCCAGCTGAGTCGGGAGTGCTCCGAGTCACTGGCCCGAGAACTGGCATGGGGCAGCCAGATGCTGCTCACTGCAACCCCGGCCGCCGTGGTGCTGATCCACTGGCGCGGCACCACCCTGTTACGGCGAGGCCTGCTCCAGAGCGAAGCCTTCGTCCCTGGAGCGATCTGCGAGCGCAGCCGCCGCAGCGGCAAGGCCGTGTCGCTGGTGAATCTCAAGTTGTACCCCGGCAGGGCCGAATTCGAACCCCTGCTGGCTGGTGTGCCATCGGTGCTGGTACAGCCGATCGGTGATCAGGGCTGGATCCTGCTGGGGGGCTGGTCACCCCGCTGTTTCAGCCGCAGCGACCTCGCCTGGACCGAGGGCTGGGCCCGCAAACTCAAAGACGAATTGGCTCCGGTTCGCGTTTCGTCGTCTGTCCCGACCCCTTCGGAATCGTCAGCTGCGTCTGCACCCGGGCACCAGGAGTCGTGAACACCGCCAGCCCCTTGGAACCCATGCGACCCCGCAGCTTCTGGCTGCGGGTGATCTGGTCGTTGGCCTTGCGCCGCAGCACCACGTTTCCATCGGCCTCGATCACCTGGGTCTTCCAGTTCCACTGACACCGCTGGGCACGCAACGAATCACCGGGCTGATCCAGCTGGCAACCCCTCGGAATCGTGGCCAGCTCCTTATCGAGCTGCACCTCCAGAGCTTCACCGCGCACCTGCAGATCGCCGAACTGGCCCTCCATCGGCAGGTCCGTGCTGGCGATCTGCTTCTCGAGATCGAGCAGGGTGGCCTGGGCCCGCAGGCGGGATTTGTTGGTTGGGTCCTCGAACAGCACGGGAGCCTGCAAGCGCAGCACCTGCTGGATCGTGTTGCCCTCCAGGGCAGGGGATATGAGGATCTGAACCACTCCTGGCTTGAGGGTGCGGGTGCCCCGCAGGGGGCCGATGGCGATCAGGCGGCCGCTGCCCGGGTACCAGTCGGCTGTGGTGGCGCGGATGATCACATCCGGCCTGCGTTTCGGTGTGGCAAGAGCGGGGATGGCGTAAGCGAGTTCAGAGGCTGTTGGCTTTGCCTTGCTGCCGTCCTTGCCATTGCTGGTAGCGGTGGCTTTGTCATGAGCTCTCGGTGGCACTCGCCTGTCTTCGCTCTTGCCTGCGCCTTTCCCATCGCCCTTGGCAGCCTTGGTCCAGCGCTGCAGCTCAGGCTGACCACGCAACTCAAGCTTGTCCTGGTCAATCAGGAAGCGGGCCCTCTGGGCCACCAGGCGGGTTTCCTGGTTGGTGGCGCTGGGACGCAGATCGATCTCCATCAGCTGCTCGGAAGGAATCCAGCGCACCCGTTCGCCCTCGATCAGCACCGGCTGACTGCCAAGGCGCTGGATCCGGACCCCCCCTTCCAGCTGAATCACCTGGCCATCGTTGAGCACGGTGCCGCTGGTGGCCTCAATCCGATAGAGCGGCTTGCCCTTCGCATAGATGAGGCCGTGCGGCGAGCGCGCCCGTGCGATGCGGCGATTGAGGTCGTAACGGGCCTCAGGACTTCTGAGCTCCCAGGCGGGACGGCCCTTGGGATCCTGCTGGCGCAGATCCAGGGAACGGAACACGAAGGGCAGGGGATCCTCGGCCTGCTCCGGCAGGTTCGGAGCGCAGCCGACCAGCAGGGCAGGCAGAAAGAGAAGCGCAAACCAGCCGGGGCGGGGCCCCCGGCGGGGAAGGCGGAGGGGTGGGCAGCTCACAGGGGGGAGTCCAACTCCAGTCGACCCATCACGGGGGAAGGTTCGGGCAGTTCCAGACCCGGCTGCAGACGGCCCCATTGCTGGGCGACCTGCCAGGCCGTCGGTGTCGCGGCAGTGGACGCAGCTTCAAGCGATAGGGCTGCAGGCGAGGGCAAAGTCTCAGTGCCGGATTCAAAAGGCTCCTGGCCGAGTTGCTCCAGCATGCGATCCGACAGCTCCGGCAGCAGAGGCGCCAGCAGGACCCCCACCCAGCGGGTGGCCTCGAGCACGGCATAGAGATCGGCCGCCACCACCTCGCTCTGGCCCTCCTGCTTCATGCGGCTCCAGGGAGCCCGCTCATTGAGGAAGCCGTTGGCCGCGATGGCCAGGCCCAGCACGGCCTCAGCTGCCGTCCGGAAATCCAGAGCCTCCAGAGCGGCCGCGCTGCGATCGGCCGCGTCCTGCGCGGCCAGCGCCAGGGGATGGGCTGGATCTTCCCCCGCTCCGGCTGGAGGCACGCCCCCGT
Coding sequences within it:
- a CDS encoding cofactor assembly of complex C subunit B, whose amino-acid sequence is MDLPLPARFSLGIGILGLALLVANQLTAGPPSPALERASVLASLLAVGLMLVGVLWTRAIPEASERVALEGEQGLQLSRECSESLARELAWGSQMLLTATPAAVVLIHWRGTTLLRRGLLQSEAFVPGAICERSRRSGKAVSLVNLKLYPGRAEFEPLLAGVPSVLVQPIGDQGWILLGGWSPRCFSRSDLAWTEGWARKLKDELAPVRVSSSVPTPSESSAASAPGHQES
- the lptC gene encoding LPS export ABC transporter periplasmic protein LptC — protein: MSCPPLRLPRRGPRPGWFALLFLPALLVGCAPNLPEQAEDPLPFVFRSLDLRQQDPKGRPAWELRSPEARYDLNRRIARARSPHGLIYAKGKPLYRIEATSGTVLNDGQVIQLEGGVRIQRLGSQPVLIEGERVRWIPSEQLMEIDLRPSATNQETRLVAQRARFLIDQDKLELRGQPELQRWTKAAKGDGKGAGKSEDRRVPPRAHDKATATSNGKDGSKAKPTASELAYAIPALATPKRRPDVIIRATTADWYPGSGRLIAIGPLRGTRTLKPGVVQILISPALEGNTIQQVLRLQAPVLFEDPTNKSRLRAQATLLDLEKQIASTDLPMEGQFGDLQVRGEALEVQLDKELATIPRGCQLDQPGDSLRAQRCQWNWKTQVIEADGNVVLRRKANDQITRSQKLRGRMGSKGLAVFTTPGARVQTQLTIPKGSGQTTKREPEPIRL